One window of Halopelagius longus genomic DNA carries:
- a CDS encoding DUF5789 family protein, with protein MPDDKKGRNKQADDREKRQRKREMEEARDRADEEEPMSGDADDRLGDLDDALESHEYPTTTDELVEAYGDYEVQTRDGKESVESVLDSTGEQAYDSPDDVRSRILGLIHR; from the coding sequence ATGCCGGACGACAAAAAAGGCCGAAACAAGCAGGCGGACGACAGAGAGAAACGCCAGCGAAAGCGGGAGATGGAGGAGGCGCGCGACCGCGCCGACGAGGAGGAACCGATGAGCGGCGACGCCGACGACCGACTGGGCGACTTAGACGACGCGCTCGAATCGCACGAGTATCCGACCACGACCGACGAGTTGGTCGAGGCCTACGGCGACTACGAGGTTCAAACCCGGGACGGGAAGGAGTCCGTCGAATCGGTGCTCGATTCGACCGGCGAACAGGCGTACGACTCTCCCGACGACGTTCGAAGCCGGATACTCGGGTTAATTCACCGCTGA
- a CDS encoding ion channel, which produces MNPASLALGGLLLVGTVVDILWTTLWAEGGAGPFTSKMMRWTWSALERGSGGRSRVLTLAGPVILTLTLAFWLLFIWLGWALLFAGGADAIYNTSTGRAVSLADTIYFAGYTVFTLGNGGFSPREGVWQMATVLATASGMLFVTLSATYLLSVLSAVTQKHAFAGGVTGLGTDADTVVRAFWDGDGFRGLDHQLDTFSAQVNTLTANHKAYPILHYFHSEQRENDPIAAVVVLDETLTLLRFGLAERNRLSEALLDGTRSSVGDYLDTLSALSTSAQSVDSDPPPPDLDSLRERGLPTVSDERFADALDDDLNERRRTLLAFVESGGREWPSAEEE; this is translated from the coding sequence GTGAACCCGGCGTCTCTCGCACTGGGCGGACTCCTCCTCGTCGGCACCGTCGTCGACATCCTCTGGACGACGCTCTGGGCGGAGGGCGGCGCGGGGCCGTTCACCTCGAAGATGATGCGGTGGACGTGGAGCGCCTTAGAGCGGGGAAGCGGCGGACGGTCGCGCGTCCTCACCCTCGCCGGACCGGTCATTCTGACGCTCACCCTCGCGTTCTGGCTCCTGTTCATCTGGCTGGGGTGGGCGTTGCTCTTCGCCGGCGGGGCGGACGCCATCTACAACACGAGTACCGGGCGGGCGGTTTCGTTGGCCGACACGATATACTTCGCCGGATACACCGTCTTCACCCTCGGGAACGGCGGGTTCTCGCCCAGAGAGGGCGTGTGGCAGATGGCCACGGTGCTGGCGACGGCGAGCGGGATGCTGTTCGTCACGCTGAGCGCCACCTACCTCCTCTCGGTTCTCAGTGCGGTCACCCAGAAGCACGCGTTCGCCGGCGGCGTGACCGGACTCGGGACGGACGCCGACACCGTCGTACGGGCGTTCTGGGACGGCGACGGGTTCCGCGGCCTCGACCACCAACTCGATACGTTCTCCGCGCAGGTCAATACGCTCACGGCGAACCACAAAGCGTACCCGATTCTCCACTACTTTCACAGCGAACAGAGGGAGAACGACCCCATCGCGGCCGTCGTCGTCCTCGACGAGACGCTGACGCTCCTCCGATTCGGGCTCGCGGAACGGAACCGACTGAGCGAGGCGCTCCTCGATGGGACGCGTTCGAGCGTCGGGGACTACCTCGACACGCTCAGCGCACTCAGCACGTCGGCGCAGTCCGTCGACAGCGACCCGCCTCCGCCGGACCTCGACTCCCTTCGCGAACGGGGGCTTCCGACCGTCTCCGACGAACGGTTCGCCGACGCCCTCGACGACGACCTGAACGAACGACGGCGGACGCTACTCGCGTTCGTCGAAAGCGGCGGGCGGGAGTGGCCCTCCGCGGAAGAAGAGTAG
- a CDS encoding iron transporter has translation MQRRRVLGAFGAAASGSLAGCLGGAASLFETTNNEEPPLVENRPDAVYVPTHREGMNMVGTTDAGDLKVGLFYSYPHRFWTVDNEGGEYVVKQTPIEDDDSVHLMATPWDPETGTVVPNTGMSLEITRDGSLVSEEVIYPMLSQRMGFHYGANFPLDGDGTYEVRVSVGGIDAARFGALAGEFEDGAAGTVEFEFSTRDLNDIPYKLLEDKQGQRGALRPMEMEMEMVPTGDAPDSLPGTSLGRGTSGDAAFVGSVVEADRFGEDPYLVVSARTPHNALTIPGMALSAEADGGETYSGRLTPGLDPELGFHYGASAAGLSGDADATVSVDVPPQVARHEGYETAFLDTGTFELQ, from the coding sequence ATGCAGCGACGCCGCGTTCTCGGTGCGTTCGGTGCCGCGGCCTCGGGGTCCCTCGCGGGGTGTCTGGGCGGCGCAGCGAGCCTCTTCGAGACGACGAACAACGAGGAACCGCCGTTGGTCGAGAACCGCCCCGACGCGGTGTACGTCCCGACGCACCGCGAGGGGATGAACATGGTCGGAACGACGGACGCGGGCGACCTGAAGGTCGGACTGTTCTACTCGTACCCCCACCGCTTCTGGACCGTCGATAACGAGGGCGGCGAGTACGTGGTCAAGCAGACGCCCATCGAGGACGACGATTCTGTCCACCTGATGGCGACGCCGTGGGACCCCGAAACCGGAACCGTCGTCCCGAACACCGGCATGTCGCTGGAAATCACGCGGGACGGCTCTTTGGTGTCCGAGGAGGTCATCTATCCGATGCTCTCTCAGCGCATGGGCTTTCACTACGGCGCGAACTTCCCCCTCGACGGCGACGGGACGTACGAGGTTCGGGTGAGCGTCGGCGGGATAGACGCCGCGCGGTTCGGCGCTCTGGCGGGGGAGTTCGAGGACGGCGCGGCCGGAACCGTCGAGTTCGAGTTCTCCACCCGTGACCTGAACGACATCCCGTACAAACTGCTCGAAGACAAGCAGGGCCAACGCGGCGCGCTCAGACCGATGGAGATGGAGATGGAGATGGTTCCGACGGGCGACGCGCCCGACTCTCTGCCGGGAACGTCGCTCGGGCGCGGAACCAGCGGTGACGCGGCGTTCGTCGGGAGCGTCGTGGAAGCCGACCGGTTCGGCGAGGACCCCTACCTCGTCGTCTCCGCGCGGACGCCGCACAACGCCCTGACGATACCGGGGATGGCGCTCTCGGCGGAGGCGGACGGCGGTGAGACGTACAGCGGCCGGTTGACGCCCGGCCTCGACCCCGAACTCGGCTTCCACTACGGCGCGTCGGCGGCGGGCCTCTCCGGCGACGCCGACGCGACCGTCTCCGTGGACGTGCCGCCGCAAGTCGCCCGCCACGAGGGCTACGAGACGGCGTTTCTCGACACGGGGACGTTCGAGTTGCAGTGA
- the rdfA gene encoding rod-determining factor RdfA, whose protein sequence is MCKVDVVTDRYGLAAPSPEYDSLDGYLLARWTGRGEAESEGYKSLTEWFNRRLLARIYEEHGRTATDVRIESEYEALQGADDERRAEVADDLRRDGIDPETVGRSFVSWSTMRRHLTDCLDGEKPRAGATTEWEVNSVDVARGRLEEKVRAALRSLSSKDRLRGAEDAAVAVDVTLSCPDCDAAVSMADAVERGYICDDHSTDEAADGDSDASERESSLGVLPAETAFGLLTPASEQFPFLFDVLASFGVA, encoded by the coding sequence ATGTGTAAAGTGGACGTGGTGACGGACCGGTACGGCCTCGCCGCGCCGTCGCCGGAGTACGATTCGCTCGACGGGTACCTCCTCGCTCGGTGGACCGGGCGAGGGGAGGCCGAAAGCGAGGGGTACAAATCCCTGACCGAGTGGTTCAACCGTCGTCTGCTGGCCCGGATATACGAGGAACACGGCCGGACGGCGACGGACGTTCGCATCGAAAGCGAGTACGAGGCTCTTCAAGGGGCCGACGACGAACGTCGGGCGGAGGTGGCCGACGACCTGCGGCGGGACGGCATCGACCCCGAGACGGTCGGGCGGTCGTTCGTCTCGTGGAGCACGATGCGTCGGCACCTCACCGACTGCCTCGACGGCGAGAAACCCCGCGCGGGCGCGACGACGGAGTGGGAGGTAAACAGCGTGGACGTGGCGCGGGGGCGCCTCGAGGAGAAAGTCCGGGCCGCGTTGCGCTCTCTCTCCTCGAAGGACCGACTCCGCGGCGCCGAGGACGCCGCAGTCGCGGTGGACGTGACGCTCTCGTGTCCCGACTGCGACGCCGCCGTCTCGATGGCGGACGCCGTCGAACGGGGGTACATCTGCGACGACCACTCGACAGACGAGGCGGCGGACGGCGACTCCGACGCCTCCGAACGGGAGTCGTCGCTCGGCGTCCTCCCCGCCGAGACGGCGTTCGGCCTCCTCACGCCCGCGTCGGAGCAGTTCCCCTTCCTGTTCGACGTACTCGCGTCGTTCGGCGTCGCCTGA
- a CDS encoding outer membrane protein assembly factor BamB family protein: MVAATTEKEVTGFDPEDGDVAFRHELSDYGYTKPVVADIAPAPGEELVVVDVTGTVFVVGADGSERWTYAFEEYVWARPAVDDFDSDGRAELLVAGRSGTAVLFSGNGSVEWRSPVADGDSVTWATTGQADGDDAVEAVFSTVDGDVVAVDGADGSVEWRRNVGEFAAVNALSAGGSDGAAVVYATSKDGSVRALDAETGAVEWTTEIVTERVQMMPPPSVGDVDGDGDEELVAPGNDGSVTVLDPETGDVLATYARDAPIFAPATLSDENGDGAAEAYVVYADGRVVRLEYEASESPGP; the protein is encoded by the coding sequence GTGGTCGCCGCGACGACGGAGAAGGAGGTGACCGGATTCGACCCCGAGGACGGCGACGTGGCGTTCCGACACGAACTGTCGGACTACGGCTACACCAAGCCCGTCGTCGCCGACATCGCGCCCGCGCCGGGCGAGGAACTCGTCGTCGTCGACGTGACGGGGACGGTGTTCGTCGTCGGCGCGGACGGGTCCGAGCGGTGGACGTACGCCTTCGAGGAGTACGTGTGGGCGCGACCGGCCGTCGACGACTTCGACTCCGACGGGCGGGCGGAACTGCTCGTCGCCGGGCGGAGCGGAACGGCCGTCCTCTTCTCCGGGAACGGGAGCGTCGAGTGGCGAAGCCCGGTCGCAGACGGCGATTCGGTCACGTGGGCGACGACCGGACAGGCCGACGGCGACGACGCCGTCGAAGCCGTCTTCTCCACCGTCGACGGCGACGTGGTGGCGGTGGACGGGGCAGACGGGAGCGTCGAGTGGCGGCGGAACGTCGGGGAGTTCGCCGCCGTGAACGCGCTCTCTGCGGGCGGGTCCGACGGCGCTGCGGTCGTGTACGCCACGTCGAAGGACGGCAGCGTACGGGCACTCGACGCCGAGACGGGGGCCGTCGAGTGGACGACCGAAATCGTCACCGAACGCGTCCAGATGATGCCGCCGCCGAGCGTCGGCGACGTGGACGGCGACGGCGACGAGGAACTCGTCGCGCCCGGAAACGACGGGAGCGTCACCGTCCTCGACCCCGAAACGGGCGACGTACTGGCGACGTACGCCCGAGACGCGCCGATTTTCGCCCCGGCGACGCTCTCGGACGAGAACGGCGACGGTGCGGCGGAGGCGTACGTCGTCTACGCCGACGGCCGAGTCGTCCGCCTCGAGTACGAGGCGTCGGAGTCGCCGGGTCCGTAA